The Brachyspira hyodysenteriae ATCC 27164 sequence ATTCTAAACTATTTACAATTATATCTATTATATCATTAAAAAAGTTAGCTTCTGTAATAGTATCAGTTTTTCCATAATAGTATGTTGTAAAATATGGTAATTCTAATTTTTTTCTTAAATAAAAAAAATAATTGAATATCTCTTTCTTTTCTTTTTTTGAAAATGAGTCATCATCTAAAATTAAAGTTTTTAAATAACAGGATACATTTGGATATTTAGACTCTAAAAATTCTTTTCTATTTATAAATTGTAAAACCTTATTTGTCATATACAACCTTATTTTTAATTATATGCTATCAAAATACCTTTAATTGCAGCTATAATAAATATTATAATTTTATCAATCTATTTAACATCAATTATATTATTATATTCTATAAAAAATGTCAGTAATTTTTTAATAAAAACAAATAATTTATTAAGTATTTTAAATTAACAAAAAATATTATATAATAATTGCAAATAAATTCTAAAGGTTAATAATGATTGTTTATATAATATTTGCTATAATAGCTGTAATTGTACTATCATTGATAATAATAGCTAATCACTTTGTTAATAAACTTCTAATAAAAACAAATAAAAAACTATTTGAAAGAAAAGAAAGCAGTAAGGAAGAAAGCGAAGAAAAAAAACGTATAAAAGAACAAAGAAGAATATGGTTTGAAAGCTCTCAAAAAGATGTTTATACAACTTCAAGCGATAATTTAAAATTGCATGCTCATCTTATAAATAATAACAGCAATGTATATGTTATAATAGTTCACCCATATGAAGCAAGAGGCTCTTATATGAAATATTTTATAGAAAAGTTTTATAATATTGGATTTAATATACTAGCAATAGATTTAAGAACTCATGGAGAAAGCGAAGGAAAAATATATTCTTTGGGATATTTAGAGAGATTAGATGTACTTGCTTGGATAAAATATATAAATGATAATTATAATAATAGTCAAATAATTCTTTACGGAATTTCCATGGGAGCAAATGCTGTTATGATGTGCTGTAATGAGGATAACACAAATAATGTAAAGGCAATAATAGAAGATGCTGGATTTACAAATGCTTATGAGCAATTAAAAAGAAGATTAGATATGGCATATAAATTTTCTTTTCTTCCAATAGTTGAAGCAACATCATTAATGGCAAAAATAAGATTAGGTTTTTCATTCAAATATATTGATGTAAAAAAAAGAGTGGCAATGTCAAAAATACCTATTCTTTTTATACATGGTGATAAAGATGAGCTTGTAGATTATAATATGGTTAATAAACTTTATGATGCATGTTCATCTGAAAAAGAAAAACTCATTATAAAAGATGGTCATCATATATCTGCTGTTTTCAGTAATGAAAATTTATATTGGAATACAATAAAAAATTTTATAAGTAAATATATT is a genomic window containing:
- a CDS encoding alpha/beta hydrolase, which produces MIVYIIFAIIAVIVLSLIIIANHFVNKLLIKTNKKLFERKESSKEESEEKKRIKEQRRIWFESSQKDVYTTSSDNLKLHAHLINNNSNVYVIIVHPYEARGSYMKYFIEKFYNIGFNILAIDLRTHGESEGKIYSLGYLERLDVLAWIKYINDNYNNSQIILYGISMGANAVMMCCNEDNTNNVKAIIEDAGFTNAYEQLKRRLDMAYKFSFLPIVEATSLMAKIRLGFSFKYIDVKKRVAMSKIPILFIHGDKDELVDYNMVNKLYDACSSEKEKLIIKDGHHISAVFSNENLYWNTIKNFISKYIS